CGGCAAGTCGCAGGATGTCTTCCTCGTGCTCTTCGTCCAGAACCGCCATGGCGTCATCAATGGTGATCACACCGACAAGACGTTCATTTTCGTCGACAACCGGGGCCGAAATCAGGTGATATTGGTTGAACGCATAGGCCACGTCGCCTTCGTCCTGATCCACCGGAATCGTGCGAAACGTGTCCTCGGTGATGTCGGCCAACTGCGCCTCGCGCGGGTGACCCATTATTTTGCCTAACGTGACATAACCGGTCGGGCGCATCCGTGGATCAACCATAATGACGTGGTAGAATTGATCCGGCAGGCTCTCTGATCCGCGCAGGAAATCAATGGTTTGTCCCACGTTCCAATGTTCCGGCGCCATCACCACTTCGCGCTGCATCAACCGCCCGGCCGATTCCTCGGGATAGGACATCGCCTGTTCAACGACGACCCTGTCAGCATCATCCAGCGCACCCAGAATGGCTTCTTGCTGTGGCTCATCAAGGTCTTCCAGCAGATCGACGACATCATCGCTTTCCAGCTCGCGCACAGCATCGGCAAGAACATCGGGATTCAAAACCGCGATCACTTCCTCGCGGATGGATTCGTCGAGTTCCGAGAGGATGTCACCGTCAAATTCTACGCCATAAATCTCGATCAGGCGGCGCCGGTCAAAGGCGTTGATCTGCTCAAGAAGGTCAGCGATGTCCGCCGCGTGGAGCGGCTCCATAAGCTCGACCAGCTTGTCACGATCGCTTACGTCGACAGCATACAGAATCGACGCGACATCGCGTTGATTCAGCTCATAGCTGTCATCCTCAGGGGTGTCTGTTTGCTCTAAAAGCTGGTCCTGATCGCTCATGCCAGTGCCCCCTGTTTTCATTGCCGCGACCATACGTGAGGAGGCAGTGGGAAAACAATGGTCTAAGCCTGATTCAACAGCCTCCGCGCGGCGATCCGATGACCATCACCCAAATATTGCCCGCCTCCCGGATTACGCCAATCTCGCGGGCCTTGCGCTGCAACATATTGCTGCGGTGGCCTTTTGACGTGATCCAGCTTTGCATGACCTCTTGGGGTGTTCTCTGCCCCTTGGCAATGTTCTCGGCGATAAGACAAAAACGATAGCCCTTACGCTTGGCCCGCTTGCCCACGCTCGACCCGTTTGACCCCTTATGCGAGAAGAAGCCTTTCTTTGCCATGTCCCGGCCGTGACCCTCGGCCACCGCTTCCAATACCGGAGAGATGGCAAGCGCACCCAACCCGTTTTGAGCGCGAAAAGCATTGGTGAGCTGCACCACCTCGCGGACCGGCTCAGCCGATAGCACGCTGGCACATATTGCAATTGCCGCTGCCAAAGTTGCTGCGAGAAGCCGCATGCTCAATCCTTTCAGTTCCTCAAAAAGCGTCTCAAATTTTCTCTGCCAATGCTCGTGCCAATGCGTTCTGTCGCGCCACCACTGACCGCTGATCAATCGTTGCCATGCGCCCATCCTGCACCACGCGGCGGCCTTCGACCAGCAAATCGCGCACCCGTGTCGGCCCCGCCAGCAAAAGAGCAGCCGGATCCCAGCTTCCCGCGCTATCGAGCCCCGTCGCGTCCCAAATCGCAATATCAGCCCGCTTGCCCGGCGCGATCTGGCCACAATCGGTGCGTCCCAAAACCTCTGCTCCGCCCCGCGTGGCAATCTCAAGAGCCTCGCGCGCGCTCATCGCGTCGGCGCCACTGGCTACCCGCTGCAGCAACATGGCCATCCGCGCTTCACCAACCAGATTGCCTGTGTCGTTGCTGGCAGACCCATCCACGCCCAACCCCACTTTCACCCCGGCATCCCGGAATCGTCGGACCGGGGCAATCCCGCTTCCAAGGCGACAGTTCGAGCATGGGCAATGCGCAATTCCGGTTCCTGACCGTGCAAACAAATCAATCTCGCGCGCGTCCAGCTTTACACAATGAGCGTGCCATACGTCATCTCCGGTCCACCCTAGGTCTTCGGCGTATTGCCCCGGGCGACAGCCGAATTTCTCTTCGCTAAAGGCGATATCCTCGTCGTTTTCCGCCAAATGCGTATGAAGCATGACACCTTTGTCGCGCGCCAGAATGGCCGTATCGCGCATCAACTCACGGCTGACCGAAAATGGCGAACACGGCGCCACGCCCACCCGCACCATTGCGCCGTCGCTGTCATCGTGGAACCTGTCGATCACCCTGATGCAATCGTCGAGAATTGCGGCTTCCTTCTCGACAAGGCTATCTGGCGGCAGGCCGCCATTGCTTTCGCCAACACTCATTGCGCCGCGTGTGGGATGAAACCTAAGGCCGACCTCTGCCGCTGCTGCGATCGTGTCATCCAGCCGCGTACCATTGGGGTAAATATAAAGGTGATCCGACGTCAGAGTGCAGCCCGACAACGCCAACTCGGCCAACCCCACTTGAGCCGAAACAAACATCTCCTCCGGGCCCATATGGCCCCATATCGGATAGAGCGTTTTCAACCACCCGAACAAAAGCGCATCCTGCGCGCCGGGTACGGCGCGGGTCATGCTTTGAAACAGATGATGATGCGTGTTGACCAGCCCGGGCGTCACGACACAGCCTTGGGCGTCAATAACCTCTCCCGACGTTCGCAGCCCCTGTCCAACCGAGACCACGACACCATCGCGGATCAGGATATCACCCGAGCGAAGCTCTCTTCGCGTTTCGTCCATCGTCAAAATGAAATCAGCATTGCGAACAAGGGTTTCGGGCATTTACGCCTCCCGCTAAGGGGATTGCGCTCCCCTCATAAACCCATAGTCGGTTCAGGGGAAAAGGAGCAGAGACCCGAACCGTAGAACAATTATTGCGGAGTTATATTTATCTTTCAACCCCTATAGCGTGTGGAGCGTGCCCTACCGCAGAGTGAGCCTTTTTCATCACGACGTTAAGCTGCCGGAGAGCACACCGCAGCGGCGTTCACTCAATTCCCTTTAAAATCTCCAGAGCGGCGGCGTGCTGTTCTTTGCCTGCGGCGGCGACGACGCGTCCGCCATTATGCGCGGGTCCGCCTTGCCAATCAGTGACGATGCCTCCCGCCGCTGCGATCACACCTATTGGCCCTTGAATGTCATAATTGGACAGACCCGCTTCGATCACCAAGTCAACCTGACCCGCAGCCAAGAGCGCGTAGGCATAGCAATCCATCCCGTAGCGCACCAATTTGACTTCGCGCGCGACGGCCTCGAATGCTTGGCGCTCCTCTATGGTGCCAACTTCGGGAAATGTGGTGAACAACATCGCCTCAGCCAAGGGGCGACTCCCGCGCACACCAAGCGCATGTTCGCCCTGAGGGCCCGTCATTCGCGCTTCTCCAAACCCGCCCCAGAACCGCTCACCGATATAGGGCTGGTCAATCATGCCAAAAATCGGGCCGTTTTCATCAGAAACGGCTATCAAAACGCCCCAAGTTGGCGTGCCGGTGATAAAGCCGCGGGTTCCGTCGATTGGGTCCAGAACCCAGGTCAACCCGCTCGTGCCTTCGGTAATACCGTGTTCTTCGCCTATGATTGCGTCATCCGGTCGGGACGTCGCCAGAATATCGCGCATCACCGTTTCGGCGTTGCGATCTGCCTCCGTCACCGGGTCAAAACCGCCATCAAAAATCTTGTCGCCTTTGTCCGCAGCCTCAAGACCTGCCGACCTAAAAAATGGCAAGACCGCCCTGCGTGCGGCATCAGCCATCGCATGGGCGGTCTCTTTAATGTTTTCGCAGTCAACTCGGGTCACGTGCCGTACTCCTGTTGCGCCATGTCGCGCGCAACAGGTAACCCGCCCCTGCGTTCGGCTCAAGCCACGTCGGAAAGAACCCGTGCCAGCTCAAACAACCGGCGGCGCTGATTTTCGGGAATAGCATAGTAGGACCGAACAAGATCCAGTGCTTCCTTGTCGCCCATCAGATCCGAGGGAACAGCCTCGCCTCCGGCGTTCTCCGTCTCGGCGTCCAGCCCTTCAAAGAAGAAACTTACAGCAACATCCAGTGCTTCGGAAATGTCCCAGAGCCGTGATGCACTCACCCGGTTTGCACCGGTTTCATATTTCTGAATCTGTTGGAACTTGATCCCAACTTTCTCCGCCAGTTGTTGTTGCGTCATACCGACAAGCCAACGTCTATGACGGATGCGTTTGCCCACATGAACGTCTACAGGATGTGCCATGAAAGTTTCCTTGTTACTCGTGCCAAAAATCATACGTCCACTTACGGAAAACCCCATCAATCCGATGAACGCTACTCGTTGCTGTCTGAAAATACTTGCAACAGCTTGGTTTACAAATCCACCTCTTAGAAGGCAAAAAAGGGTAATATCCGCACCTTTTGCGTGCATTACAGCAACATTCGACAATTTAAAAGAATGCAACCCTCGGTAAAACCTAAGGAAATCGCTCTCCTTAGCAGCGGCGCGTTGACTTACAAAAACGCTCGCGGGTAAGAGAGCGTCTCCACACATATGGATTTTCAGATGCGTGCTTACCAAATTTCTGCCGACGGAACTGGTGCGGAACTTACCGAGATCGCCATTCCCGAACCTAAAGCAGGCGAAATTCGTGTGCGAATCGCTGCCTGCGGGCTGAACTTTGCTGACCTGCTGATGCTCAAAGGCAAGTATCAGGACATGCCGCCCGCCCCATTCACAATGGGGATGGAACTTTCCGGCGTTGTTGATGCGCTCGGAGACGGGGTGAATGGGCCGCCCCTTGGAACTCCGGTGGCCGTTTTCGGCGGTCAAGGAGGCCTTGCTGAATTTGGCTGTTTTCCCGCTGAACGTGTGATGCCTCTCGCGGCGGGGACCTCCTGCCCGAGGCGGCCGCGCTGCAAATCGCTTATGGGACAAGTCATGTTGCGCTCGATCACAAGGCGCGTATGCAACCGGGGGAAACCCTGCTTGTGCTGGGAGCCGCCGGTGGCGTTGGCCTCACCGCTGTTGAGATCGGCAAACTGATGGGGGCACGGGTTATTGCCTGCGCACGCGGTGCCGACAAACTCGCCGTGGCCAAGCGCTCTGGCGCGGATCATCTGATCGACGCCAAAACCGAGGACATACGCGAAGCCGTCAAAGCCCTTGGTGGTGCCGATGTGGTTTATGATCCTGTCGGAGGAGAGCAATTCACCGCGGCTCTGCGCGCCTGCAAGCCAGAAGCGCGCATTCTCACCATCGGGTTCGCTTCGGGAGATGTGCCGCAAATTCCTGCCAACCATCTGCTTGTTAAAAACGTCGATGTGCTGGGGTTCTATTGGGGTGGCTATATGAAATTCCGCCCCAAAGTTATCACCGACAGCCTCGCCACCCTCTTTGGCTGGCTGTCCGAGGGCCGGATTGCACCCCATATCAGCCACACGCTCCCGCTTGAGCGCGTCGAAGAGGGTTTGGAGCTTTTGCGCAGCCGTACCTCGACCGGGAAAGTCGTAATTACGCCGACCTGATCAGCGCTGCAGGCGCGCTGCAATATCCTTGCCGCAGCAATTCTGCCAAGCGACCCATCACCTCGTCACGACCGGTGTTGCCATACATATTGATTTGCTGATGTCCCAGATTGGGCAACGCCCCAGCAGAGGAGATCGCTTCCAAATGCGGCGGGATGCTGTCTTCCATAAGCGCACCGACCGCCAGATCAGCGCTAATCAATGCTTCTACCGCGCGGTCTTCGTCGGATTCCACTGCTAGCTCCCACGAGATCCCCGCCTCGTCCAACTTGCGAATAACAATCGGGCGAAAAATGCAGAACCTGCAAAATGCCAACCGCAATGGCCGCTTGCGCCATTCCTGACCGTCAACTGCGCCGACCCACCGCAAAGGCATATCAGTAAGCGTCTCTCCGCCGGAGTGGACGCTTTCTTCGGTAGCAAGGATCAGGTCGACTTCCCCACGGCTTAGCTTTTCGTGAAGATTTACAGTGCTCGATGAGATCAGCTGCACTTTTACGCGCGGGAATGCGGTGTTGAAGGTTTTCAGAACGCGCGGGATCACGGGATAAACAACATCGTGCGGCACACCCAGCACGACCTCCCCCTCGAACAGATCGTCGGTGAGCCGACCCACGACCTCGTCATTAAGGCTCACCATCCGGCGGGCGTAGGTCAAAAGCTGCTCGCCCGAGGCCGTGAGAGCGATCTTGCGGTTGGAACGGTCAAGCAACCCGACATCCAGCAGTTCTTCCAGCCGTTTAAGCTGCATCGAGACCGCTGATTGCGTCAGATTCAACATTCCAGCAGCGCGCGTCACACCACCATGGTCTGCCACCGCTACAAATGACCTCAAGGTCGTCAGATCAAGATTTCGCATCCGTCAGGGCTCCGCCATCCAATTCATCACCATTCGTGATAATCAAAAGCATAAACATTCACCTTCAAGATGCAAGGCCAGAGGATAGACATCAACACATCGAATGCTAACGGCACCAAATATCACGAAAGGAAAAGGTCATGTCTTCTATCGAAATCTTCTCGCGCGACAGCCGCCGGCTTTCCCGCCCGTTCCTTCTTGCTGCCCACCTCACGGCGTGGCGCTCACTCCGTAAGCAACGCGCAAATCTGTCAAAATTAGACGCCAGAGCACTGGATGATATCGGTTTGACGCGCTCGGATGCCAATACCGAGGCTCGTCGCCCCTTCTGGGATGTGCCGGAAAGCTGGCGGGATTGATCCGGAAACGACAAACACACCGTTTCCGCACGAATTCCGCCGGTTCTCCTTGAAAAACCAACATCTATACCCGATATTTTATGCAAACCACCGTCGCGATCATGCGACAGGGGTATAGATTTGCAAAATCGGAGGATTCGATGGCAGAATTTGACACCACCCGCACAGGCGCACTATCGCGCGAGTCGGTAATCGACGAAGGGCTGCGGGCTTATATGAACAAGGTCTATGGCCTGATGTCGGCGGCACTTCTCGTGACCTTCGGCCTTGCCTATTTCGTGGCCCAGAGCCCGGCTGCGCAACAAGTGCTGCTGGTGCCGCCGATCGTTTATGCCGTTATCTTCGGACCGCTGGCCTTCGTTCTGATCTCGAGCTTTGCGTTCGAGAAGCTTAGCGTGACTGCCCTGAACGGGTTGTTCTGGGCTTATGCCGCTCTGACAGGCGTATCGCTTTCTGTGATCTTCATGATGTTCTCGATGACGTCAATTATCACTGGCCTGCTTTACACAGCAATCGCCTTCCTTGGGCTCACGCTCACGGGCTACGTGACCAAACGCAACCTTGGCCCGCT
This genomic window from Rhodobacteraceae bacterium D3-12 contains:
- the mgtE gene encoding magnesium transporter, with the protein product MSDQDQLLEQTDTPEDDSYELNQRDVASILYAVDVSDRDKLVELMEPLHAADIADLLEQINAFDRRRLIEIYGVEFDGDILSELDESIREEVIAVLNPDVLADAVRELESDDVVDLLEDLDEPQQEAILGALDDADRVVVEQAMSYPEESAGRLMQREVVMAPEHWNVGQTIDFLRGSESLPDQFYHVIMVDPRMRPTGYVTLGKIMGHPREAQLADITEDTFRTIPVDQDEGDVAYAFNQYHLISAPVVDENERLVGVITIDDAMAVLDEEHEEDILRLAGVGEGSLTDKVLNTTRQRLPWLAVNLVTAVLASLVIALFEDVIAGFVALAVLMPIVASMGGNAGTQSLTVAVRAIATKDLTGSNVWRVIRREVLVGLINGMIFAVAMGVVGIVWFGSPMLGVVIGVAMVINMVVAGLAGTVIPVLLEKLGVDPALASGAFVTTVTDVVGFFAFLGLAAVVLL
- a CDS encoding CAP domain-containing protein, with the protein product MRLLAATLAAAIAICASVLSAEPVREVVQLTNAFRAQNGLGALAISPVLEAVAEGHGRDMAKKGFFSHKGSNGSSVGKRAKRKGYRFCLIAENIAKGQRTPQEVMQSWITSKGHRSNMLQRKAREIGVIREAGNIWVMVIGSPRGGC
- a CDS encoding 8-oxoguanine deaminase; its protein translation is MPETLVRNADFILTMDETRRELRSGDILIRDGVVVSVGQGLRTSGEVIDAQGCVVTPGLVNTHHHLFQSMTRAVPGAQDALLFGWLKTLYPIWGHMGPEEMFVSAQVGLAELALSGCTLTSDHLYIYPNGTRLDDTIAAAAEVGLRFHPTRGAMSVGESNGGLPPDSLVEKEAAILDDCIRVIDRFHDDSDGAMVRVGVAPCSPFSVSRELMRDTAILARDKGVMLHTHLAENDEDIAFSEEKFGCRPGQYAEDLGWTGDDVWHAHCVKLDAREIDLFARSGTGIAHCPCSNCRLGSGIAPVRRFRDAGVKVGLGVDGSASNDTGNLVGEARMAMLLQRVASGADAMSAREALEIATRGGAEVLGRTDCGQIAPGKRADIAIWDATGLDSAGSWDPAALLLAGPTRVRDLLVEGRRVVQDGRMATIDQRSVVARQNALARALAEKI
- a CDS encoding inositol monophosphatase family protein, translated to MTRVDCENIKETAHAMADAARRAVLPFFRSAGLEAADKGDKIFDGGFDPVTEADRNAETVMRDILATSRPDDAIIGEEHGITEGTSGLTWVLDPIDGTRGFITGTPTWGVLIAVSDENGPIFGMIDQPYIGERFWGGFGEARMTGPQGEHALGVRGSRPLAEAMLFTTFPEVGTIEERQAFEAVAREVKLVRYGMDCYAYALLAAGQVDLVIEAGLSNYDIQGPIGVIAAAGGIVTDWQGGPAHNGGRVVAAAGKEQHAAALEILKGIE
- a CDS encoding helix-turn-helix domain-containing protein, which translates into the protein MAHPVDVHVGKRIRHRRWLVGMTQQQLAEKVGIKFQQIQKYETGANRVSASRLWDISEALDVAVSFFFEGLDAETENAGGEAVPSDLMGDKEALDLVRSYYAIPENQRRRLFELARVLSDVA
- a CDS encoding LysR family transcriptional regulator, whose protein sequence is MRNLDLTTLRSFVAVADHGGVTRAAGMLNLTQSAVSMQLKRLEELLDVGLLDRSNRKIALTASGEQLLTYARRMVSLNDEVVGRLTDDLFEGEVVLGVPHDVVYPVIPRVLKTFNTAFPRVKVQLISSSTVNLHEKLSRGEVDLILATEESVHSGGETLTDMPLRWVGAVDGQEWRKRPLRLAFCRFCIFRPIVIRKLDEAGISWELAVESDEDRAVEALISADLAVGALMEDSIPPHLEAISSAGALPNLGHQQINMYGNTGRDEVMGRLAELLRQGYCSAPAALIRSA
- a CDS encoding DUF1127 domain-containing protein — encoded protein: MSSIEIFSRDSRRLSRPFLLAAHLTAWRSLRKQRANLSKLDARALDDIGLTRSDANTEARRPFWDVPESWRD
- a CDS encoding Bax inhibitor-1/YccA family protein; this translates as MAEFDTTRTGALSRESVIDEGLRAYMNKVYGLMSAALLVTFGLAYFVAQSPAAQQVLLVPPIVYAVIFGPLAFVLISSFAFEKLSVTALNGLFWAYAALTGVSLSVIFMMFSMTSIITGLLYTAIAFLGLTLTGYVTKRNLGPLGQVATMMAWGLVGIAIFSFFTGGLSAGGVWWYNLAILGVFAILTATSTQGIKNMYLEARHHGGQEAQLFLEKAAIIGALQLYISFIAMFRSIMYLFMGDD